One region of Flavobacterium sp. GSB-24 genomic DNA includes:
- a CDS encoding RraA family protein: protein MSTDQYKKEVSMMKLDKLIEMRENISKATFPVSDDELLNRFQELYTGAINDVLREFCLMNQALPNYILPLREYRTVAGFAFTVKSSTSTKVSGEMEFRTQMLDEMHENAFVVWDSSKDEESTSWGGVMTATAKGKKIRAACLDGGIRDTHQILEADFPVFYKYRSSNGSLGRCLITDYQVPLQIGHVIIKPGDIVLGDVDGVLVVPRDIAFEVLVRAEEIKENEKKIFGWVAEGQSVRDITDKGGYF from the coding sequence ATGAGTACAGATCAATACAAAAAAGAAGTAAGCATGATGAAGCTTGATAAGCTTATTGAAATGCGCGAGAATATTTCGAAGGCAACCTTTCCGGTTTCAGATGATGAATTACTAAACAGGTTCCAGGAATTATATACAGGTGCTATTAATGATGTGCTTAGAGAATTCTGTTTGATGAATCAGGCCCTGCCAAATTATATTTTGCCTTTAAGAGAATATAGAACTGTAGCCGGATTTGCCTTCACCGTTAAGAGTTCAACAAGTACAAAAGTATCAGGAGAAATGGAATTTCGTACTCAGATGCTTGATGAAATGCATGAAAATGCTTTTGTAGTATGGGACAGCAGCAAGGACGAAGAATCAACTTCATGGGGCGGTGTAATGACCGCGACTGCAAAGGGAAAAAAAATCAGGGCAGCTTGTCTGGATGGAGGCATTCGTGATACCCACCAGATTCTTGAAGCTGATTTCCCTGTTTTCTATAAATACCGTTCCTCTAATGGAAGTCTTGGACGTTGTCTGATTACAGATTATCAGGTGCCGCTTCAGATCGGACATGTAATTATAAAGCCAGGTGATATCGTTCTGGGTGATGTTGATGGCGTACTAGTAGTTCCAAGAGATATTGCGTTTGAGGTACTTGTGCGTGCTGAGGAAATTAAGGAAAACGAGAAAAAAATATTCGGGTGGGTTGCTGAAGGACAGAGTGTAAGAGATATTACAGACAAGGGAGGCTATTTTTAA
- a CDS encoding mannonate dehydratase: protein MKLSFLFFGNTPDEKWELCRQMGIDYAIAKLAPEITGMPSIDNFDSFEKSKEIYTNAGFELYGLEGDQFDMTRIKLGLPGKEQDIEKYCRMLENMNRLDVRLLCYNFMVTGWYRTRKDIKERGGAIVSGFSMKEAALEPASQYGIFTENQIWENYQWFVEQIMPVAESNGIKMALHPDDPPITPLHGISRILTSADAIDKALSFSQSPSHGLTFCQGTYTTMNENVEAMIEKHGKSNKIFFVHIRDVVGTPENFRETFHDNGPTDMFKMMQAYKAVGFDGPLRSDHVPTMAGESNEHFGYEMKGNLFGIGYIKGLMHGCGIK from the coding sequence ATGAAATTATCATTTTTATTTTTTGGCAATACCCCTGATGAAAAATGGGAGCTGTGCAGACAGATGGGGATTGACTATGCGATTGCAAAATTAGCACCTGAAATTACAGGAATGCCTTCTATTGACAATTTTGATTCTTTTGAAAAGTCAAAGGAAATTTATACCAATGCAGGCTTTGAGTTATACGGACTGGAAGGAGATCAGTTTGATATGACCCGAATAAAATTAGGGCTTCCGGGCAAAGAACAGGATATTGAAAAATACTGCCGAATGCTTGAAAATATGAACAGACTGGACGTGAGATTGCTCTGTTACAATTTTATGGTGACCGGCTGGTACAGAACCCGCAAAGATATTAAGGAAAGAGGAGGTGCGATTGTCAGCGGATTTTCCATGAAAGAGGCTGCTCTTGAGCCGGCATCGCAATATGGAATATTTACTGAAAATCAAATTTGGGAAAATTACCAGTGGTTTGTAGAGCAGATTATGCCCGTGGCGGAGTCAAACGGAATAAAAATGGCGCTTCATCCTGATGATCCGCCTATTACCCCGCTGCACGGTATCAGCCGTATTTTAACATCGGCCGATGCTATCGACAAGGCTTTATCTTTTTCACAAAGTCCCTCACATGGTCTTACTTTTTGTCAGGGAACCTATACCACCATGAATGAAAATGTAGAAGCAATGATTGAAAAGCACGGAAAAAGCAATAAAATATTTTTTGTGCATATAAGAGATGTTGTGGGAACACCTGAAAATTTTAGGGAAACCTTCCATGATAACGGGCCAACTGATATGTTCAAAATGATGCAGGCCTATAAGGCAGTCGGATTTGACGGTCCGCTGCGGTCAGACCACGTACCAACAATGGCCGGAGAGAGCAACGAACATTTCGGTTATGAGATGAAAGGAAATCTGTTTGGGATTGGCTATATAAAAGGACTTATGCATGGCTGTGGAATTAAATAA
- a CDS encoding sugar kinase, which produces MSKVVAFGEIMLRLSTERHLRFSQAKEFGASYGGGEFNVCVSLANYGVNAEFVTRLPENEIGGSALKEIRKMNVESKNIVYGGERLGIYFLETGAGTRGSNVVYDRAHSSMATIQKGNIDWDKVLDGAEWFHWSGITPAISQSAAEACLEAIKVAHKKGITISCDLNYRSKLWQYGKTPSEVMPEMLKYSNVILGDIDTAYFMLGIPKVNPNYQDEKTLPAVYNKLFEVIPNLKVVATTLRYSVSASHQRIGGILYDGKTIYSTSVKEVTPVVDRVGSGDAFMGGLIYGLLQYKNNNQRALDFAVAACCLKHTIVGDYNLVTLKEVENRIDGDGSALVSR; this is translated from the coding sequence ATGAGTAAAGTAGTTGCATTCGGCGAAATAATGTTGCGTCTTTCAACAGAGAGACATCTTCGTTTTTCTCAGGCAAAAGAGTTTGGAGCATCTTATGGAGGCGGTGAATTTAATGTTTGTGTTTCTTTGGCAAATTATGGCGTAAATGCGGAGTTTGTAACCAGATTGCCTGAAAATGAAATAGGAGGATCTGCATTAAAAGAAATCCGAAAAATGAATGTCGAGTCTAAAAACATTGTTTACGGAGGAGAACGTTTAGGGATTTATTTTCTTGAAACAGGTGCAGGAACCCGCGGAAGCAATGTGGTGTATGATCGTGCGCACAGTTCGATGGCAACTATTCAAAAAGGAAATATTGATTGGGATAAAGTTTTGGATGGTGCCGAATGGTTTCATTGGAGCGGAATTACACCAGCCATTTCTCAAAGTGCTGCCGAAGCTTGTCTGGAAGCAATTAAAGTCGCTCACAAAAAAGGAATAACAATTTCTTGTGATTTGAACTACAGATCAAAATTGTGGCAATATGGCAAAACTCCAAGTGAAGTAATGCCAGAAATGCTAAAATATAGTAATGTGATTTTGGGAGATATTGACACTGCCTATTTTATGCTTGGAATCCCTAAAGTGAATCCGAATTATCAGGATGAAAAAACACTTCCAGCAGTGTATAATAAATTGTTTGAAGTGATTCCGAATCTTAAAGTTGTTGCAACGACACTTCGTTACTCTGTCAGTGCTTCTCATCAAAGAATAGGTGGGATTTTATACGACGGAAAAACAATTTATAGCACCTCAGTTAAAGAAGTAACGCCAGTAGTTGACCGTGTAGGAAGTGGAGATGCTTTTATGGGCGGATTGATTTATGGTTTACTGCAATATAAAAATAATAATCAAAGAGCTTTAGATTTTGCTGTTGCAGCGTGCTGTTTAAAACATACGATTGTCGGTGATTATAACCTGGTAACATTGAAAGAAGTTGAAAATAGGATTGATGGCGATGGTTCGGCATTAGTTTCAAGATAA
- a CDS encoding SDR family oxidoreductase, with amino-acid sequence MNNTQSKVAVVTGAGGTLCSEMARNLASQGYKLALLGRTLEKLKLVEEQIKEQGGTAISIAVDVSNTQSVAEAKEIIKKELGTCSVLINGAGGNQMDALTNTTEFQEDELNGKDGVKGFFNLNMDVFQNVINVNTMGTVIPSFVFGRDMASQKSGVIINIASMNSYRPLTKVGAYGMAKAGIANFTQWLATYLAPANVRVNAIAPGFFLNERSKKIMYNEDGSQTARAENVLGHTPMKRFGEASELIGCMNWLIDDKAASFVTGIVVPIDGGFLSSSGV; translated from the coding sequence ATGAATAATACACAATCAAAAGTTGCGGTGGTTACAGGCGCGGGTGGAACATTATGCTCGGAGATGGCCCGTAATCTGGCATCTCAGGGATATAAGTTAGCACTGCTTGGCAGAACACTTGAGAAATTAAAATTAGTAGAGGAACAGATTAAAGAACAGGGCGGTACTGCTATTTCTATAGCTGTTGATGTTTCCAATACCCAATCCGTTGCTGAGGCTAAAGAAATTATAAAAAAAGAATTAGGCACCTGCAGCGTACTTATAAACGGAGCGGGTGGCAATCAAATGGATGCCCTTACAAATACTACTGAATTTCAGGAAGACGAACTTAATGGTAAAGATGGCGTTAAGGGTTTTTTTAATCTAAATATGGACGTCTTTCAAAATGTAATTAATGTCAATACCATGGGTACAGTCATTCCTTCCTTTGTTTTCGGAAGAGATATGGCGTCACAAAAATCGGGTGTGATCATCAATATTGCCTCTATGAACAGTTACCGTCCTTTGACAAAAGTAGGAGCATACGGAATGGCAAAAGCCGGAATAGCCAATTTTACACAATGGCTTGCCACTTATCTTGCACCAGCCAATGTGAGAGTAAATGCAATTGCACCGGGATTTTTCTTAAATGAAAGAAGCAAAAAAATCATGTACAATGAGGATGGCTCCCAGACAGCCCGTGCTGAAAATGTGTTGGGGCATACTCCAATGAAACGTTTTGGAGAAGCGTCGGAATTAATCGGATGCATGAACTGGCTTATCGATGATAAGGCCGCTTCATTTGTAACTGGAATTGTTGTTCCTATAGATGGCGGTTTTTTATCATCATCAGGAGTTTAA
- a CDS encoding sodium/solute symporter (Members of the Solute:Sodium Symporter (SSS), TC 2.A.21 as described in tcdb.org, catalyze solute:Na+ symport. Known solutes for members of the family include sugars, amino acids, nucleosides, inositols, vitamins, urea or anions, depending on the system.) encodes MNQLQTLDYVTIIIYMLLMAGIGIFLGKYIKNIGDYFKGGSAVSWVAGGISNFMTKFSTFVFVAYAGIAYSDGLVAITIMWSTIFPSLIAVFVYAKLWKRAGIISPVEFLETRFNAPIRQIFSWCGVLLKLLDDMIKLYSIGIFVMAASGIPFETAIIYCGIVVSVYTVVGGFLAVIVTDVVQFVILLFSTFILVPLAYDAAGGIAHMQEVIPNNMNWFNGEKGMPIYLMVYYLTIIIKYLGNWTFIQRFYSAKSESDGKKIGILSAVLFLIFPVIFLFPAVAARVILPDLENPEMSYVALCLKLLPPGIMGLMIAAMFAATMSVLSAEFNVTASVLTRDIYQRLFRKNASPTESLWAARIMTLLVGTIVSIGALYVQKLGGAFEVNQYLSGIFSIPMIIPVIMGVIFWKPQPWGALASMVIGILLGIILNYTKVFSWEIATLIEVAVCVGVFMLSGLFLSQDSRYNEKVKAFFIKLSTPSTKTEEENDGVIGGLMMLYAVAFSVTGTMFVVMGFPSISGMSGKLAISSGIICLIGAVIFYSKGRKAKKT; translated from the coding sequence ATGAATCAATTACAAACGCTGGATTATGTTACGATTATCATTTACATGCTGCTTATGGCTGGTATTGGTATTTTTCTAGGCAAATACATTAAAAATATTGGCGATTATTTTAAAGGCGGGAGTGCCGTCTCATGGGTAGCAGGAGGTATTAGTAATTTTATGACCAAATTCAGCACATTTGTATTTGTGGCTTATGCGGGAATTGCCTATTCAGATGGACTGGTAGCCATAACTATAATGTGGTCTACTATCTTTCCTTCTTTAATAGCCGTGTTTGTTTATGCCAAACTTTGGAAACGTGCAGGTATTATCAGTCCTGTAGAGTTTCTGGAAACCAGGTTCAACGCGCCTATACGCCAAATATTCTCCTGGTGTGGTGTTTTATTGAAGTTATTGGACGACATGATTAAATTATATTCTATTGGCATTTTTGTTATGGCAGCGTCAGGGATACCTTTTGAAACAGCTATTATATATTGTGGGATTGTTGTTTCCGTATATACTGTAGTTGGCGGATTCCTCGCAGTCATTGTGACTGATGTTGTGCAATTTGTAATCTTATTATTTTCAACTTTTATTTTAGTACCATTAGCGTATGATGCTGCGGGAGGTATTGCGCACATGCAGGAAGTGATCCCAAATAATATGAATTGGTTTAACGGTGAGAAAGGAATGCCAATTTACCTTATGGTGTATTATCTGACCATCATTATTAAATATTTAGGAAACTGGACTTTCATACAGCGATTTTACAGTGCTAAGAGTGAATCTGACGGAAAGAAAATCGGAATATTGTCTGCGGTTCTCTTTCTTATATTTCCAGTAATTTTTCTTTTTCCTGCCGTAGCGGCAAGGGTTATTTTGCCTGATTTAGAAAATCCTGAAATGTCCTATGTTGCCTTATGCTTAAAATTGCTTCCTCCTGGAATTATGGGGCTGATGATAGCTGCGATGTTTGCAGCAACAATGTCTGTTTTAAGTGCAGAGTTTAATGTTACGGCAAGTGTATTGACCCGAGACATCTATCAGCGCCTTTTTAGAAAAAATGCTTCTCCAACAGAGTCACTTTGGGCAGCAAGGATTATGACCCTTTTGGTAGGCACCATTGTGTCGATTGGTGCTCTTTATGTTCAGAAACTTGGGGGAGCCTTTGAAGTAAATCAATATTTATCAGGTATTTTTTCAATTCCAATGATTATACCGGTAATTATGGGAGTGATTTTCTGGAAGCCTCAACCCTGGGGTGCCCTTGCTTCGATGGTCATTGGAATTTTACTTGGCATTATATTGAATTATACGAAAGTTTTTAGTTGGGAAATAGCAACGCTTATAGAAGTTGCAGTTTGTGTGGGAGTGTTCATGTTATCAGGATTGTTTTTATCTCAGGACAGCCGCTACAACGAAAAAGTAAAAGCTTTTTTTATCAAATTGTCTACACCAAGTACTAAGACAGAAGAGGAAAATGATGGAGTAATTGGCGGGCTAATGATGCTGTATGCTGTTGCTTTTTCAGTAACAGGAACTATGTTCGTTGTCATGGGATTTCCTTCCATTTCAGGGATGAGCGGAAAGCTTGCTATTTCTTCAGGCATTATATGTCTTATTGGCGCAGTAATTTTCTACAGCAAAGGACGTAAGGCAAAGAAAACATAA
- a CDS encoding FAD-binding and (Fe-S)-binding domain-containing protein encodes MLSGNYKILFDKLVSTIDKQRVYHDSLSLLAYGTDASFYRLIPKIVIKAKDEQEVGFILRESSALGLAVTFRAAGTSLSGQAVTDSVLVVAGQHWKDYEILDNGNAIRLQPGIVGSRANILLDPYNKKIGPDPASINAAMIGGIASNNASGMCCGTAQNTYNTVKSMRIIFADGTILDTADAISRTAFQKQKPDLLKKIQGLAQRTKEDTVLAQRISGKYKMKNTTGYSLNALIDYNDPFEIIEHLMIGSEGTLGFISEITLQTVENHKYKAASLMIFQNVESACRVVSLLKNAPVAAVELIDRSGLRSVESDRGVPAYIKTLGPDACALLVDTRASDSQTLQVQISSILNIVSPYPIEFPAVFTDEPLEYALLWKIRKGLFPSVGAMRQSGTTVIIEDIAFRVEQLAEATLELQKLFMKWNYKEAVIFGHALEGNLHFVFTQNFDSQSEIDRYANFMDDVADLVVHKFDGSLKAEHGTGRNMAPYVEMEWGTQAYGLMKEIKAIFDPKNLLNPGVILNDDPKIHLKNLKPIPVSNAIIDPCIECGFCEPNCVSADFTLSPRQRIAVNREISRLHATGENPKELEALLDNFQFKADDTCATDGLCALSCPVNIDTGTFVKELRKNHIGKPSRTAYWIAAHLSFITAVLNRMLSVVRLFQLLLGNKIMYKISGFMRFVSGDRIPQWNNFMPSGASSLKSLENQITSHRKIVYYPSCINRTMGVSAEDNCQQQLSDVIVRLLHKGGFEVIYPSKLNNLCCGMPFSSKGYSDIAAETGLTLENALTAASENGKWPILSDMSPCLYTMRENAKKTKSTLKIYEPVEFINDILLHFLKINPLQETVAVFPVCSMKKMGLEDKLTELAQKCASQVIVPQTNCCGFSGDKGFEIPELNASGLSELREQLGPEVKRGYSNSRTCEIGLSLHSGISHQSIVYLVDEVSEGRRSTR; translated from the coding sequence ATGCTTTCAGGTAATTATAAAATATTGTTTGACAAATTAGTTTCCACTATCGATAAGCAGAGGGTCTATCATGATTCGTTGTCGCTTTTGGCATATGGAACTGATGCAAGTTTTTACAGACTGATCCCTAAAATTGTCATCAAGGCAAAAGACGAGCAGGAAGTCGGCTTTATCTTAAGGGAGTCATCTGCACTAGGTCTTGCCGTAACTTTCAGGGCTGCGGGAACTAGTTTATCAGGACAGGCCGTAACGGACTCTGTTCTGGTGGTTGCCGGACAGCATTGGAAAGATTATGAGATATTAGACAATGGAAACGCCATCCGTCTGCAGCCCGGAATTGTAGGTTCAAGGGCAAATATTTTACTGGATCCCTATAACAAAAAAATAGGGCCCGATCCGGCTTCTATAAATGCGGCAATGATTGGAGGCATAGCATCCAACAATGCAAGCGGTATGTGCTGTGGTACAGCTCAGAATACTTACAATACTGTAAAATCAATGCGCATTATATTTGCTGATGGGACAATTCTTGACACAGCCGATGCCATCAGCAGGACAGCTTTTCAAAAACAAAAGCCTGATCTTCTAAAAAAAATACAGGGCCTTGCTCAACGCACCAAAGAAGATACTGTGCTGGCGCAACGAATCTCAGGCAAATATAAAATGAAAAATACAACGGGCTACAGTTTGAATGCCCTGATAGATTATAATGATCCCTTTGAAATTATCGAGCATTTAATGATCGGTTCGGAAGGCACGCTGGGTTTTATTTCAGAAATTACGCTGCAGACAGTAGAAAACCATAAGTACAAAGCGGCCTCTCTCATGATTTTTCAAAACGTTGAGAGTGCCTGCCGGGTGGTAAGTTTATTAAAGAATGCTCCTGTAGCGGCGGTAGAGCTGATTGATCGTTCGGGACTTCGATCAGTAGAAAGCGATAGAGGTGTTCCGGCTTATATTAAGACATTAGGACCCGATGCCTGTGCACTGCTGGTAGATACAAGAGCATCAGATTCACAGACTTTACAAGTACAGATCTCGTCTATTTTAAATATTGTATCGCCGTATCCTATAGAATTTCCGGCAGTTTTCACTGATGAACCATTGGAGTATGCGCTATTATGGAAAATCCGAAAAGGACTTTTCCCATCAGTAGGAGCCATGAGACAGAGTGGCACTACTGTTATTATTGAAGATATTGCCTTTAGAGTGGAGCAATTGGCGGAGGCAACCCTGGAACTGCAAAAGCTGTTCATGAAATGGAACTATAAGGAGGCCGTAATTTTTGGGCATGCACTTGAAGGTAATCTTCATTTTGTTTTTACCCAGAATTTTGATTCTCAAAGTGAGATTGACCGCTATGCTAATTTTATGGATGATGTGGCAGATCTTGTGGTACATAAATTTGACGGATCTCTTAAGGCAGAGCATGGCACAGGTAGAAATATGGCTCCTTATGTAGAAATGGAGTGGGGCACACAAGCCTATGGACTAATGAAAGAAATAAAAGCCATATTTGATCCCAAAAACCTTCTAAATCCTGGCGTTATTTTAAATGACGATCCTAAAATTCATCTGAAAAATTTAAAACCTATTCCAGTTTCTAATGCTATTATTGATCCTTGTATTGAATGCGGTTTTTGTGAGCCAAACTGTGTTTCGGCTGATTTTACACTCTCTCCAAGACAGCGCATAGCGGTTAACCGTGAGATTAGCAGACTTCATGCGACGGGAGAAAATCCAAAAGAGCTTGAAGCCCTTCTTGATAATTTTCAGTTTAAGGCTGATGACACCTGCGCAACCGATGGGCTTTGCGCACTAAGTTGTCCTGTGAACATTGATACGGGTACATTTGTAAAGGAGCTTAGAAAAAATCATATAGGAAAACCTTCTAGGACAGCATATTGGATTGCAGCCCATTTATCATTTATAACAGCAGTTTTAAATAGAATGCTTTCTGTGGTGCGTTTATTTCAATTACTGCTTGGCAATAAAATAATGTACAAGATTTCAGGTTTTATGAGATTTGTTTCAGGAGACAGAATACCGCAATGGAACAATTTTATGCCTAGTGGAGCATCTTCTTTGAAGTCTTTAGAAAATCAGATTACTAGTCATAGAAAGATTGTGTACTATCCTTCCTGCATTAACAGGACAATGGGTGTTTCTGCTGAAGATAATTGTCAGCAACAGCTTTCCGACGTAATCGTCAGGCTACTGCACAAAGGCGGTTTTGAGGTGATCTATCCTTCAAAACTCAATAACTTGTGCTGTGGAATGCCTTTTTCAAGCAAAGGATATTCCGATATCGCTGCTGAAACAGGCCTTACTCTGGAAAATGCTCTTACGGCAGCCAGTGAAAACGGGAAATGGCCAATACTGTCTGATATGAGCCCTTGTCTTTATACCATGCGTGAGAACGCAAAAAAAACAAAAAGCACACTTAAAATTTATGAACCTGTCGAGTTTATAAATGATATTTTGCTGCATTTTTTAAAAATTAACCCTCTGCAGGAAACTGTTGCGGTTTTTCCTGTATGCAGTATGAAAAAAATGGGTCTCGAAGACAAACTGACCGAACTGGCTCAAAAATGTGCTTCCCAGGTAATTGTACCACAGACTAATTGTTGCGGATTCTCTGGAGACAAAGGTTTTGAAATTCCGGAGCTTAATGCATCAGGTCTCTCAGAGCTTCGGGAGCAGCTTGGTCCAGAAGTGAAAAGAGGATATTCAAACAGCAGAACCTGTGAAATCGGCTTAAGCCTGCATTCAGGCATTTCACATCAGTCTATTGTATATTTAGTAGATGAGGTCAGCGAAGGTCGGAGAAGTACCAGATAA
- the bglX gene encoding beta-glucosidase BglX encodes MTALIMFCAFEVSSQSDKQMDMKVSALLSKMTLAEKVGQLNLATYVNENNTTNSLETLIKKGAVGSILKSNGAMTNLRLQKIAVEETRLGIPMMFQEDVIHGYKTIFPSPLGEAASWNLENIEKSASIAAREAAAGGIHLTYAPMVDITFDPRWGRIIEGAGEDPYYGSLVAAARVKGFQGTEMKSGKNVMACVKHFAGYGAALAGRDYNIADFSERTLRELYLPPFKAAIEAGAGALMTAYSAFDGIPASANKKLLTDILRKELGFKNLVITDWETINNLVKIGAAQDQKQAALQAIDAGVELDMTSGIYLKYLEELVNEGKVDIKIIDSAVKHVLEAKYKLGLFDNPYAFFDAKREKETLLNKAHLDFARKAARESMVLLKNENKLLPIDGQVKKIAVIGPMANAKKDMLSWWGGNYSQGKPEDVVSLVEGLKQSVDPSVVISYAEGVKLDGFEPKGLELIPEATALAKESDVVILAVGEQYWMSGEGASISNITLPGGQEKLIEAVAAAGKPIITVLFSGRPYDLQLVSKVSLAVLQAWMPGTMAGLAVSDVLLGKYNPSGKLTVTFPINTGQIPINYNYKRTSHDVNESNKNVRWTNKYLDIPITPLYPFGYGLSYTTFEYSNLKLSSNLINSGESIYVSIDITNTGKVFGEEVVQLYLADLLSSVTRPGKELKGFSKIGLAPGENKTVKMVIEPKDMSFYNKDMKWSLEPGTFKVMLGASSSDIKLSEEFTIKQ; translated from the coding sequence ATGACTGCTTTAATAATGTTCTGTGCATTTGAAGTGAGTTCCCAAAGCGATAAGCAAATGGATATGAAAGTTTCGGCGCTGCTCAGTAAAATGACGCTGGCAGAAAAAGTGGGACAGCTAAATCTGGCTACCTATGTCAATGAAAACAACACCACTAATTCTTTAGAAACCCTAATTAAAAAAGGAGCAGTTGGAAGCATTTTAAAAAGTAACGGAGCAATGACCAACCTTCGGTTGCAGAAAATTGCTGTAGAAGAAACCCGTCTTGGTATTCCGATGATGTTTCAGGAAGATGTAATTCATGGATACAAAACTATATTCCCTTCTCCTTTAGGAGAGGCTGCAAGCTGGAATCTGGAGAATATCGAAAAATCCGCCTCAATTGCCGCCAGAGAAGCTGCTGCAGGCGGTATTCACCTAACTTATGCCCCAATGGTAGATATCACTTTTGACCCAAGATGGGGAAGAATTATTGAAGGGGCTGGCGAAGACCCTTATTATGGGAGCCTTGTAGCCGCAGCACGAGTAAAGGGATTTCAGGGAACAGAGATGAAGAGCGGTAAAAATGTTATGGCCTGTGTCAAGCATTTTGCCGGCTATGGTGCCGCGCTGGCAGGCCGTGACTATAATATTGCGGATTTCTCAGAGCGCACCTTAAGAGAGCTTTATCTTCCGCCTTTTAAGGCTGCCATAGAGGCGGGAGCAGGAGCATTAATGACTGCTTATTCTGCCTTTGACGGTATCCCGGCAAGTGCAAATAAAAAATTGCTTACTGACATCCTTCGTAAAGAATTGGGTTTTAAAAACTTGGTAATTACAGATTGGGAAACTATAAATAATCTGGTAAAAATTGGCGCTGCCCAAGATCAGAAGCAGGCTGCCCTCCAAGCAATTGATGCCGGGGTTGAACTTGATATGACAAGTGGTATTTACTTAAAATATCTGGAGGAGCTTGTGAACGAGGGAAAGGTTGATATTAAAATTATTGACTCGGCAGTGAAGCATGTGCTGGAAGCCAAATATAAGCTTGGGCTTTTTGATAATCCTTATGCTTTTTTTGATGCAAAAAGAGAAAAAGAAACCCTTCTAAACAAAGCCCATCTTGATTTTGCCAGAAAAGCGGCCAGGGAGTCAATGGTATTGCTTAAAAATGAAAATAAACTGCTTCCTATTGATGGACAGGTAAAAAAAATTGCAGTAATAGGTCCTATGGCGAATGCCAAAAAAGACATGCTTTCATGGTGGGGAGGCAATTATTCTCAGGGGAAACCAGAGGATGTAGTTTCTCTTGTGGAAGGGCTTAAACAAAGTGTAGATCCATCGGTTGTCATCTCGTATGCGGAGGGGGTAAAACTTGACGGTTTTGAACCCAAAGGACTAGAGCTTATCCCTGAAGCTACAGCATTGGCAAAAGAATCAGATGTTGTGATACTGGCAGTAGGAGAGCAATACTGGATGAGCGGTGAGGGCGCAAGCATATCCAACATAACACTGCCGGGCGGACAGGAAAAATTAATTGAAGCTGTGGCTGCGGCAGGAAAGCCGATCATTACCGTTCTATTTAGTGGAAGACCTTATGACCTTCAATTGGTAAGCAAGGTTTCTTTGGCTGTCCTTCAAGCTTGGATGCCCGGTACAATGGCTGGTCTGGCTGTTTCAGATGTTTTGCTTGGAAAATACAACCCATCCGGTAAGTTAACAGTAACTTTTCCAATAAATACCGGACAGATCCCAATAAATTATAATTACAAAAGAACGTCTCATGATGTAAACGAATCCAATAAAAACGTGCGCTGGACCAATAAATATTTGGATATTCCTATTACTCCTTTATACCCATTTGGATACGGATTAAGTTATACGACTTTTGAATATTCAAATTTAAAGCTGTCCAGCAATCTTATAAATTCAGGGGAAAGTATATATGTGTCAATAGACATAACCAACACAGGAAAAGTATTTGGAGAAGAAGTGGTGCAATTATATCTGGCAGATTTGTTGTCTTCTGTTACAAGACCTGGCAAGGAGCTGAAAGGATTTTCAAAAATAGGCCTGGCACCAGGTGAAAATAAAACGGTTAAAATGGTTATTGAACCAAAAGATATGTCATTTTATAATAAAGATATGAAGTGGTCGCTGGAGCCGGGAACTTTTAAAGTAATGTTGGGTGCTTCTTCATCTGATATTAAACTGAGTGAAGAATTTACTATAAAACAATAA